GACCATTCCGGAATACGATGTCTCCAGCATTTTGCAGAAAGCCGCAACTGTTCGCGGCAGTCAAGTCGGCAACCGAGATCACTTCGAAAAGATGAATCGGGCGATTGCCCATCATCGTTTATATCCCGTCATCGACCATGTATTCCCGCTGGCCCGAATTGGTGAAGCATTCTCGCTCTTGGCTGAAGGAAAGCAATATTTCGGTAAAATCGTAGTCCAAATCTAAAATCTCGCTTATATGAAAAAGGAGACACACTAATGCCTAATACACAAGTTCGATCCGTTAAATCTACTGAAGGCGTGAATCGTCCTAAACGTTCACTACGTGCTAGGATATGCAGATGGGGGCTATCGCTACTCGCGGTGCTCGTTCTAGGAATACTCGTTTTCTTGCTTGTACCTTCACCGATCAAACCGGCAAAATGGTCAGCACCGACGGCCCCCTCTTTTGAGGAAGCGGGTCCGTGGAAACAAAACAATAAACTCAGCTCGGCTCAGTTTGTGACTGATGCCCCTCAATTCCCTGAATTCATTACATTCGATAAAGAAGGTCAGCTATATACAGGAGATTCAGATGGGAAGATTTACAAGGTTCCTTTCGATGCAGAGGGAAATCCGCAAAAAGCCCAACTGTTTGCAGACACCAAAGGAACTCCTAATGGGCTTATATTCGATGCCAAAGGCGATTTGATCGTTACTGATGTCAAGAGGGGACTGCTGTCTATTAACCCATCCGGGAGCGTAGAGGTATTGGCTGATCAAGTGGACGGTAAGCCGATCTATCTAGCTAACGAGCTTGATATTGCCAAGGACGGCTCCATATATTTTTCTGATACTTCGAATTATGGTAGTGTGACCTTCAAAGAAATTGCCGAGAACAAGCCGCATGGACGTTTGCTGAAGTACGATCCAAAGACCAAGCAAACGACCGTCCTGTTAGAAGGCCTTTATTTTGCAAACGGAGTTGCCTTGTCTGCGGATGAAGATTTTGTGCTTGTGGCGGAATCGTATCATTATCAATTGACCAGATACTGGCTTAAAGGACCGAAGAAGGGTACATCTGATATTTTCGTAGACAATCTCGCAGGTTTTCCAGACAACATTACGCGTGATGATCAAGGTCATTTCTGGATCGGTATCTTCACGACTCGCATTTCTTTTGTAGATCAGATGCATAGCAACCCTTGGTTAGCCAGTACCATGGCCAAATTGCCGGAGTCGCTGCTTAGCGGCGCAAGCGCACCGGCGAAGCGTGGGCTTGCTATGGAGCTCAGCCCGCAGGGAGAGCTTATCGGAAGCTGGCATGATCCGGAAGGCAAACTGTATGGCGTAACAACGGCTGTAAGCCATAACGGATATTTATATATAGGAACGGCACCGGGAGGCAGCAAGGGTGTTCATCGCGTGTTTTTAACAAAATAATGTTGGAATTTGGGAGGGTGCGAAATGAATCTGGATGATTTGGAGTAATTTGGAATGAGAAGGAGAGTCTGATCGACAAAGTGGCCTTGGTGACAGGCGCTAGCAGTGGCATCGGGGCATCGATCGCCAGGAAACTGGCAAAGCGCGGCGCTCATGTGACAGTCGTGGCACGTCGACGGGATCGATTGGATGAGCTGGTTCAGGAATTGCATAAAGAGGGATTGTACGAGGTTATGGCAGTACCTGCTGATATTCAAAAGGCTGAAGAAGTACAGCATGTGGTCAATAAAACGATTAACCGCTGGGGCCGTCTTGATATTATAGTCGCCAATGCCGGATTCGGGTATCGAAGTCCTTTGGTAGAAGTGGATCTGGAAAGATGGGAGGAGCTGTACAGGACGAATGTACACGGTCTTATGTTGACGCTGCACTACGGGCTTCCGCCGATGCTAGGTCATGGCAAGGGAGATGTCATCATCATCTCCTCCATTGCCGGCAAGGAAGTGATTGCCGGAGGAGGTCCATACAGCGCTACCAAATACGGTGTTAACGCCATAGCGTCTGCGTTACGTTTGGAGATAATCGATCAGGGGATTCGCGTTACGACGATTCAACCCGGGGCGGTGGCAACGGAATTTTCTCAGGTGGCCGGGTATTCCGAGGATGAAATTCGCGCGTTTTCTTCGAAAGTCCTGCCGTTACATCCCGATGACGTTGCAGAGGCGGCGCTCTATGCACTGGAGCAACCTGAGCATGTCAACATTCCAGAACTGACCATTATGCCTTCAAAGCAAACCAAGCGGTTCAAATAATTAACCAAGAAAGTAACGCACTGATGACAAAGCATTGCGGGCTTTCGAGGTAGGATTCGTAGCTGACCATCTTCTAAGAATCTTACCTTCAGCTCGTTCAACGACATTGCGGACCAAAGTTTGTTGCCCAAATGAGTGCCCTTAATTTTTTCGCCGATAGACCCGTTAAGCTGAACCGTATCACAAGCGGCATTAGATACTTCGGATAAAATTGCCGCATCGTCATTAGAAAAGGACAGAGGGTTTCCGATTACGATACCGCGAAAGTTTACAGCGCGTGCGACATGCGTCTGTTGGGCAATGTCGATCCCGACAACCAGATGCGGCAGTAATTTTTTCAATGAGTTGATTTTGCCTGTCTTGCGATTGAAACTTCATAATAGAGCGTCCTCCTGGATGCTGGGATTTTAAGGGCTATGACCCGTTGCCGGAACTAACATAAATAAAGGTTGCAGGTGTTAATACCTGTAGCCTTTGCTTACCTAACGGAGCAGGATAAATTAATTTATTTCACGAACCTTATTATGGAAATTTCGGTGCGTAAATAAGACGTTAATTGATACTGCGGAGAACCAGATTAGGAGATCACCACATGAAGAAGTCGGTAATAACTTTCTTTTTAGCCTTGATTCCTAGTATAGCTACCATACTTTTATTAATCGAATACTTCCCTTATACAGGTCTTGGAAGAGTTATAAGTATTCCAATAACATTATTATTTAATATTACTATTTTGTTAGTTTCTCTGTTTATCACTCAAAAATTAAAATCGAGAGTATTCAAAAGTTTGATTTGGATTGCAGCCATACCAATAAGCGTGTTGGTGGCGATTTTTTTGCATCCACAAGAATACTTACCTAGCGTTTTAACGCAACTTCAAGAACTGATATTTTCTCATACTACTAAATGAAAAGCTCCGAGTATTCATGCATGTGGCCGTTCGGTCCCTAGTTCCGTCTGAGGCAATTCAATGAAGCAATGTAGGTGGAAACCTTGATCGGATCGTAATAAAATTTTGCGCTAACGGGTTCAATAGCTTAATACACACGAAGAACGACAGCCTGCGTAAATGGCTGCCGTTTTCTCAACTAACGGGCAGTTTAATGGAATATTTCTAAATTTCAACTTGTCATTACTTTCCTTAGTGGCAGTTTCCTGAACTGTAGATCGAGCAATATATCCGTCTCGGGGTGGTTAATAACATATCTTATTCGAAGTAAGATGAGATATATAAATAATTAACTGGAAAGGATTGGTTTTATGAGTAATAAAAGGAAGGTTCCGCAAGAGGTAAAAAAGTCGTTTCTATTTTGGCTCGTTGCAATTGCTGCAGGAGTGTTTGAAATGATCATCGCAGTTAGTGAAATATTATCTAAAGACTCAGGGCCAGGAAACAGTATTTTCATCGCAGTTGGGATCAGAACGATAATCTTTACCGTACTTGTTTACATTATTATGAAGATGTACCGTGGAAGAAACTGGGCACGTATAGCTTTAGCAATACTTCTTGGCGGGATTGGTACTCTCTCCTTAATTATTGATCCAGTTAAGTGGATCTTGGAAGGGAATTCACTTGATAAAGCCCTTGCTGGTATGACCTTCTATTCTATTCTGTTCGGATTAAGTCGAATTGTACATCTTGCCTCGGTAATTGTTGCATTTATTCTAATGTTTCGACCGGCTGCTAATCATTATTTTCGAGCAGTGGCTTAATCGGTAAGGCGAATAGTCACTAAAGTAACGGGTTCGATAGTTCAATATAAAGAGCGGTTAGTCTAAGTCCTCAAGGTCTTAAACCACCGCTTCGTCCCTGCGGACAGGAGATAAATCCATCGTATACGCTCAGGGAAGCAGTGTAGCAGAACGTTCGCATCAGCGGGACGTCTATGTGTGGGGTGGGGATGGAAGAGTACGTGCTTCCATTCACCTGTTCAACAACAGCACGGATGTGGAGAAATTTATTGAACTACTCCCGGATCGTCCATCTCAGATGTAGAAGAAAATGGCTATCCATGCAGGTCAGTTTTTTTACCAGCCGCGGCATCGGATAGCCATTTTTTGTGGGGCTCTTCAAAGGTATGCTCAGATCATAGCGTAGCCGTATCCTTTTCTTTGCGTAAGAAAACTAAAGGTAGAACGATTAGAACGACAGAGATCAGTATACATAGAATAGGATAGCCAACATCTTCTGCGAGCTTTCCGAAAAAAGGAACCAGAACCGCCAAGATGATCGTCTTAATCATAGATGAATAAGAAAGTAGCGTACTGCGTGAATTCCCCGAGATTCGCTGATTCGTCATATTGATCAAGACAGGCTCGATGATGGAGTAAAAGAAGCTGATGAGAATCATACAGATGATCCCGGATAGTTCAGGCAACAACGGAAGCATGAAAATACTCAAAGCCATGATGACGGTGAACAAGATAACCGTTGCTGTCTCTCCCAATCGTTTCTCCATGTGATAGGAGACGATGGAACCAAGAATACTTGTGCTTTGTATGAAAATAAATACAATGCCAAGCCATTCGATAG
This is a stretch of genomic DNA from Brevibacillus choshinensis. It encodes these proteins:
- a CDS encoding SDR family oxidoreductase — protein: MALVTGASSGIGASIARKLAKRGAHVTVVARRRDRLDELVQELHKEGLYEVMAVPADIQKAEEVQHVVNKTINRWGRLDIIVANAGFGYRSPLVEVDLERWEELYRTNVHGLMLTLHYGLPPMLGHGKGDVIIISSIAGKEVIAGGGPYSATKYGVNAIASALRLEIIDQGIRVTTIQPGAVATEFSQVAGYSEDEIRAFSSKVLPLHPDDVAEAALYALEQPEHVNIPELTIMPSKQTKRFK
- a CDS encoding SMP-30/gluconolactonase/LRE family protein, with translation MPNTQVRSVKSTEGVNRPKRSLRARICRWGLSLLAVLVLGILVFLLVPSPIKPAKWSAPTAPSFEEAGPWKQNNKLSSAQFVTDAPQFPEFITFDKEGQLYTGDSDGKIYKVPFDAEGNPQKAQLFADTKGTPNGLIFDAKGDLIVTDVKRGLLSINPSGSVEVLADQVDGKPIYLANELDIAKDGSIYFSDTSNYGSVTFKEIAENKPHGRLLKYDPKTKQTTVLLEGLYFANGVALSADEDFVLVAESYHYQLTRYWLKGPKKGTSDIFVDNLAGFPDNITRDDQGHFWIGIFTTRISFVDQMHSNPWLASTMAKLPESLLSGASAPAKRGLAMELSPQGELIGSWHDPEGKLYGVTTAVSHNGYLYIGTAPGGSKGVHRVFLTK